GACTGCATTTGCGGACTTATCTGCGGTTGCTCAAAATATCCTTTTCCTATCTCAACTTCCTGCATCTGGGATCCAAAGTCTATTGGACCAAGCTTGCTCATACCAAAATCCAGAACCATTGCGCGGGCTATTCTGGTGGATACATCGATGTCACTAGAGGCGCCAGATGTCATCTCTGAAAATATGAGCTCCTCTGCAGCACGCCCGCCTAGCAATGTTCTAATCTGAGCAAGTAATCGGGTTTTTGTTTCGTGGGTTCTATCGGTTTCGGGAACAATTAAATTAAAACCTAATGCGCGACCACGAGACACAATGGAAATTCGGTGCACTGGATCCGTGTCTTCCTGTACGTATGACATAACTGCGTGACCAGCTTCATGGTAAGCCGTCATTTTGCGGTCTTCATCCGATTGTAACCGCTTTTTTTCTGGTCCCAACTTAACTTTAGTAGCCGCTTCTTCAATGTGTTCCATGTTTATCTTTAGCTTATTCTCGCGAGCCGTAAGAATAGCTGCCTCATTCATCATGTTTTCAATATCTGCTCCGGAAAAACCTACTGTGCGGCGCGCCACTTTTTTCCAGTTAATACTTTTTACAAATGGTTTGCCTTTTGCATGTATCATGGCAATTTCTTGTCTACCTTCAATGTCTGGTAAATCCAGCTGGATGCGTCGGTCAAAACGACCAGGTCGAAGTAATGCTGAGTCCAGCATGTCTCCACGGTTGGTTGCAGCAATTACAATAACGCTTTCATTGGGCTCAAAACCGTCCATTTCTACCAACATCTGGTTGAGTGTCTGCTCCCTTTCATCATGACCTCCCATCGCTCCGACGGAGCGCGTACGGCCAATTGCATCAACTTCATCAATAAAAATAATCGAAGGAGCCTGTTTTTTAGCGGTCTTAAACAGGTCCCGCATTCGGGCACTCCCTACTCCAACTAACATTTCCATAAATTCTGAGCCAGCCATGGAGAAAAAAGGCACCTTGGCTTCTCCAGCTACAGCTTTAGCAAGTAGAGTTTTACCAGTCCCCGATGGGCCAACAAGCAATACTCCTTTGGGAGTACGTGCTCCAACACTTGCGTATTTCTTCGGGTGCTTTAGAAAGTCTACAATTTCTTCCATTTCTTTTTTGGCTTCTTGGATACCCGCAATGTCTTTAAAGGTGATTTTGGGTTTTTCCTGATCAAATAGTTTGGCAGTAGATTGACCAAAAGAAAAAATTGAGCTTTGTGCCCCTTTAGCCTGGCGGAAGATAAAAAAGAAGAAGCCAACCATAAGCAAGATTGGTAATATATTTATAACCAGGTCAATAAAAGGTACATTAAAAAAACTATCTCCCTCGATTTCAATCTCAAGCCTTTTTGGATCTATCTGGGCATTTTGCAGGATCTCTACAAAAGAAGCCTGGGGTTCTTTAAAGGATTCAAACTTGTCTCCACCATTATATTCAGCAGTAACTTTACGTTCCTCAACCATTACTTTTTTGATTTTGCCAGCCTTGATATCTGTCAACACGCTGGAGAGAGGCTTTTTTTCTAATTCTTGAGATGCTTGATTTAAGCTGGCTAAAAAAGATAGCGCAAAGAATAAGATTAATCCCCACAAAAAAAGATTTTTGATATTAAGATTTAATTTAAACTCCTTACGAATCTTTTTAATTCCCAAAGATGGTTGTTTCTTAACATTGGTAGGCGCCTGTTTCACGCAGCAATTATACTATGAACACATGTTCTAGAGCTTAGGCACACTTTACTGTATAATAAAGTTTATATGGTTAAAGTACAGAATTTTAAAGTCGTTATTGAGCAAGACGAGAATGGCTATTTTGTAGCTGATGTGCCCTCTATTCCTGGTTGCCATAGTCAAGGTGAATCTTATAAGGAAGCTATTGACAACGTTAGAGAAGCTATTGAACTATGTCTCGAAGTTGCTGAGGAAAATACGGACTATAAGTCAAAAATTGAGTTTGAAGAAGATACTACACCAAGCCGCTTTCTAGGAATAGCCCATGTTCCAGTTAGATTCCAGTTTTCTAAATAATGCCAAAGCTTTCCCCAGTTAAATCCAGAAAACTAATTAAATATTTGCAAAAACTAGGT
The window above is part of the Candidatus Roizmanbacteria bacterium CG_4_9_14_0_2_um_filter_38_17 genome. Proteins encoded here:
- a CDS encoding cell division protein FtsH, whose protein sequence is MGIKKIRKEFKLNLNIKNLFLWGLILFFALSFLASLNQASQELEKKPLSSVLTDIKAGKIKKVMVEERKVTAEYNGGDKFESFKEPQASFVEILQNAQIDPKRLEIEIEGDSFFNVPFIDLVINILPILLMVGFFFFIFRQAKGAQSSIFSFGQSTAKLFDQEKPKITFKDIAGIQEAKKEMEEIVDFLKHPKKYASVGARTPKGVLLVGPSGTGKTLLAKAVAGEAKVPFFSMAGSEFMEMLVGVGSARMRDLFKTAKKQAPSIIFIDEVDAIGRTRSVGAMGGHDEREQTLNQMLVEMDGFEPNESVIVIAATNRGDMLDSALLRPGRFDRRIQLDLPDIEGRQEIAMIHAKGKPFVKSINWKKVARRTVGFSGADIENMMNEAAILTARENKLKINMEHIEEAATKVKLGPEKKRLQSDEDRKMTAYHEAGHAVMSYVQEDTDPVHRISIVSRGRALGFNLIVPETDRTHETKTRLLAQIRTLLGGRAAEELIFSEMTSGASSDIDVSTRIARAMVLDFGMSKLGPIDFGSQMQEVEIGKGYFEQPQISPQMQSLIDQEVKLIIDNAYTDAKQLLKKHKLKLDRLAKELLIKETLDGEELDSLMKKD
- a CDS encoding HicB family protein; this translates as MVKVQNFKVVIEQDENGYFVADVPSIPGCHSQGESYKEAIDNVREAIELCLEVAEENTDYKSKIEFEEDTTPSRFLGIAHVPVRFQFSK